The following nucleotide sequence is from Candidatus Kuenenbacteria bacterium HGW-Kuenenbacteria-1.
TTACTGTAATGAATTATAAAGATCCAACATTGGGGAAAAAAGAAATTAAATTAATTACTGTGGTTGATCCTGAAGGATATATTTATGCGAAAGATAATGAAAAAGAGATTCGAATTCCAGACGCAATTGTTTCTATGTATTTATTTAATTTTGAAACTAAAAAATATGTATTATGGCCTTCTCAAAAATATTTACAAGAAAATCCACAAACCACTGATTTTAAAGGAACTTATTCATTTTTAGTGCCAACAGGATTTTATTATATTAATGTCAAAGCACCAGATTATCTTGTTTATAACACTAAACCATTTCGAATTAAAGAAGGTAGCGGTATTCATATTAACATTGAATTAAAAACAAAATACTGGTGGTTAAAAATTATTGATTGGAAAATAATTTTACTAATCGTAATTATTTTATTTTTATTATATAATTTCATTCGTAATAAAATAAAAAGAAAATTTTAAATTTTAAATTTTAAAAATTATGTTAAACAAAAAAATGGTTTTAATGTTAATTGTTATTTTGCTTTTATTTTTTGTAAATATATTTATAGGTTATAAATATTTTGTTTTACAAAAAAAAATAGAAAACACGAAAATAATTTTAAAAACACAACAAACCAATAAAAAAATTTTAGAATTTACCAAGTTTTTTATTGAAAAAGTTTTAAAAGCTAAAACAGAAATTAATTTTGAAACAAGATTAAAATTAGAAAGTTTAGTACAAGATTTAAATAATAAAGAAATTTTAATCCAATGGCAAAAATTTTTAGAAAGCAAAACAGAAACTGAAGCTCAAAATAATACTAATGATTTATTAAAAATATTAATAGAAAAAATTAATTTATGAACATCAATTATAAAAATCTAGGTTTGGTTTGCACAAAAGAAATGTTTAAAAAAGCAATTAAAGAAAAATTTGCTATACCAGCTTATAATTTTTCAAATATGGAACAATTACAAGCTATCATTCAAGGATGCATTGAAACTGATTCTCCTGTGATTCTACAAATATCCAGTAGCGCTTATAAATATGTCAATCCAATTTTATTGCGCCATATGATTACAGGCATAACACAAATGACAAATAAAAAAATCCCAATTGCCTTGCATCTTGATCATGGAAATTCATTTGAATTATGTAAATCCTGCATTGATAATGGATTTAGCTCTGTAATGATTGACGGATCTGCTTATTCTTATAAAGAAAATATTTACTTAACTAAAAAAGTTGTAAAATATGCTCATTTAAAAAATGTAGTTGTAGAAGCAGAACTAGGTGTTTTAGCTGGGATTGAAGATACTACAAAAGCAGAAAAAAATTTATATACCCAACCAGAAAAAGTTGAAGATTTTATTTCAAAAACAGGTGTTGATTCTTTGGCTATTTCTATTGGCACGAGTCATGGCGCGTATAAATTTAAAATTAAACCAAATAAAAAAATACCATCCTTACGCTTTAACATTCTTAAAGAAATAAAAAAACAATTGCCCAATTTCCCCATTGTTTTGCATGGCGCCAGTTCAATTTTACCAAAGTATGTAAATATTATTAATCAAAATGGCGGAAATATTGAAAGCGCTACTGGTGTTTCTGAAAGTCAATTGCGAAAAGCAATACAAAATGGAATTTGTAAAATTAATATTGATTCTGATCTTCGCCTTGTGATGACGGCCATAATTCGCAAAACATTGACTGAAAATCCAAAAGAATTTGATCCTCGAAAATATTTAGGATTGGCTCGCGAGGAATTAATTAAAATAATTAAATATAAAAATAAAAAAGTGCTCAGCTCTGCAGGATTTGGACATACTATTTTTTAAAACTCTAGATTATTTGTAATATTTTTATAAAAATTATGCTTTTAATTTTAAATTGATTATTTAATTTTTAATTTATGATACGTTCTGAAATTAGAAAAGATTATATTCAAGATAAATATGTAATCATTGCGCCTCGTCGAGGCAAAAGACCTCATGATGTCGCAAAGCCTATAGCTCCAGTTATTTCTGTGGAAGCTCAAAAAAAATGCGTCTTTTGTCCAAAAGGAGTATTTAAAAATTTAATTAAAGATAGCACAGGTCCATTAAAAAAATGGGATATTTTGGTTTTAGAAAATCCATTTTCAGCAGT
It contains:
- the fba gene encoding fructose-1,6-bisphosphate aldolase, class II, giving the protein MNINYKNLGLVCTKEMFKKAIKEKFAIPAYNFSNMEQLQAIIQGCIETDSPVILQISSSAYKYVNPILLRHMITGITQMTNKKIPIALHLDHGNSFELCKSCIDNGFSSVMIDGSAYSYKENIYLTKKVVKYAHLKNVVVEAELGVLAGIEDTTKAEKNLYTQPEKVEDFISKTGVDSLAISIGTSHGAYKFKIKPNKKIPSLRFNILKEIKKQLPNFPIVLHGASSILPKYVNIINQNGGNIESATGVSESQLRKAIQNGICKINIDSDLRLVMTAIIRKTLTENPKEFDPRKYLGLAREELIKIIKYKNKKVLSSAGFGHTIF